The Candidatus Nanohalovita haloferacivicina genome has a window encoding:
- the lpdA gene encoding dihydrolipoyl dehydrogenase → MVVGDIATGTDLVVIGAGPGGYSAAIRAAQEGQDVVLVDKEKIGGTCLNRGCIPAKAFIHASKFHDDIQHWNNIGIKAECEHVNFKEIKEWKDSIVEKLDQGVKQMLEHENIEYKKGEAKFIDSNTVRVEEEHRTDKIEFENAIIATGSSPIEIPGLEFDKDKIISSRELLNLEHVPDEIVVVGGGYIGMEAVTKFCKFGATVKVVEARDRVLANFDEEIVSQLQEVSDHYNDEIYTSTKAEEVKYRDDKAVLVADQEGEKVEIEGDYILVAAGRTTKPNLESLELENTDVEVDEGFVKTDQQMRTTDENIFAIGDVVGQPMLAHKAYREGKVAGEVAAGKKAAFDNQYIPKAMYTDPEVASVGLNPEEAREKHDNIKVGRFPLTASGRALTTTKTDGFIRVVAREDGKLLGSQIVGARASDMIAEATLALEMQAYLDDVANTIHAHPTFPEGFAEACEDALDKSIHTY, encoded by the coding sequence ATGGTAGTAGGAGATATCGCAACCGGAACAGACTTAGTAGTGATAGGTGCAGGCCCAGGAGGATACTCTGCAGCAATAAGAGCCGCACAGGAAGGCCAAGATGTCGTACTGGTAGATAAAGAAAAAATAGGAGGAACCTGCCTCAACAGAGGATGCATACCGGCCAAGGCCTTTATCCATGCATCAAAATTCCATGACGACATCCAGCACTGGAACAACATTGGCATCAAAGCAGAATGCGAGCACGTCAACTTCAAGGAGATCAAAGAATGGAAAGACAGCATAGTGGAAAAACTTGATCAAGGCGTAAAACAGATGCTGGAGCACGAAAACATCGAATACAAGAAAGGAGAGGCCAAGTTCATTGACTCAAACACTGTCAGAGTCGAAGAAGAACACAGGACCGACAAAATAGAGTTTGAAAACGCAATAATCGCAACAGGCAGTTCCCCAATAGAAATACCAGGCCTCGAATTCGACAAAGACAAAATCATCTCATCCAGAGAACTTCTGAATCTGGAACACGTTCCGGACGAAATAGTAGTAGTCGGCGGAGGATACATTGGAATGGAGGCCGTAACAAAGTTCTGCAAGTTCGGCGCCACAGTCAAAGTAGTAGAGGCCCGAGACCGCGTACTCGCAAACTTCGACGAAGAGATAGTCAGCCAGCTACAGGAAGTCAGCGATCACTACAACGACGAAATCTACACCTCAACAAAGGCAGAAGAAGTCAAATACCGAGACGATAAAGCTGTACTGGTAGCAGATCAGGAAGGAGAAAAAGTAGAAATCGAAGGAGACTACATACTGGTAGCCGCAGGCAGAACAACAAAACCAAATCTGGAAAGCCTCGAACTAGAAAACACAGACGTAGAAGTAGACGAAGGATTCGTCAAAACAGATCAACAGATGAGAACAACCGACGAAAACATATTCGCAATCGGAGACGTAGTAGGCCAGCCAATGCTCGCACACAAGGCCTACAGAGAAGGAAAAGTAGCTGGAGAAGTCGCCGCAGGAAAAAAGGCGGCATTCGACAACCAGTACATACCAAAGGCTATGTACACAGATCCAGAAGTAGCATCAGTAGGACTAAATCCCGAAGAGGCCCGAGAAAAACATGACAACATCAAAGTCGGCCGCTTCCCGCTCACAGCATCCGGAAGAGCACTTACAACCACCAAAACAGATGGTTTCATACGCGTAGTGGCCCGTGAAGACGGCAAATTACTGGGATCTCAGATAGTAGGTGCCAGAGCATCTGACATGATTGCAGAAGCAACTCTAGCCCTTGAAATGCAGGCCTACCTAGACGATGTAGCAAATACAATACACGCACACCCTACATTCCCTGAAGGATTTGCAGAGGCCTGTGAAGACGCGCTCGATAAATCAATTCACACATACTAG
- a CDS encoding histone family protein, with protein MAELPLAPVKRIIKQSGASRVSEDAVEELRDELEEYASDRAREAKEYAQHAGRKTVQADDVKASQ; from the coding sequence ATGGCAGAACTACCACTAGCACCTGTAAAGAGAATCATCAAACAGTCCGGAGCATCCAGAGTTTCCGAAGATGCAGTAGAGGAACTAAGAGATGAACTGGAAGAGTACGCTAGCGACAGAGCACGAGAAGCAAAAGAATACGCTCAGCACGCTGGCAGAAAGACTGTACAGGCCGACGACGTAAAGGCTTCTCAGTAA
- the pdhA gene encoding pyruvate dehydrogenase (acetyl-transferring) E1 component subunit alpha has protein sequence MREEVYSGSVERIEVMGTDDEDDFPWIEEDEYKELYKQMMIARKFDEKAFSLQRRGEISTYAPHKGQEAAQIGAMFALEEDDWVVPSFRETAAFIARGAPLDKIFQRWMGDANGQKNLSELNTLPVAIPVGTQNLHTAGLGMAMEKKDDENAVIGFTGDGSTSEGDFHEALNFAGVYSGHSIFFVQNNQYAISMPREKQTKSETIAQKAIAYGITGIQVDGNDLLAVIKAMEEALEKARNGEPVLIEAVTYRLEDHTTSDDSTRYRDEEEVEEWKEKDPLRKFKEYLKEHDIWDDELEEFEEKAKEKVDEAAQKAIDADEPEFDELFDYVYDEMPELLKQEKEQLKKEVDQ, from the coding sequence ATGCGGGAAGAAGTATATTCTGGTTCGGTAGAGCGAATTGAAGTCATGGGGACAGACGATGAAGACGATTTCCCCTGGATAGAGGAAGACGAGTACAAAGAGCTCTACAAGCAAATGATGATTGCAAGAAAATTCGACGAAAAGGCCTTTTCACTGCAGAGAAGAGGGGAAATATCAACTTACGCACCTCACAAAGGTCAGGAAGCAGCCCAGATAGGTGCAATGTTCGCGCTTGAAGAAGACGACTGGGTTGTACCTTCATTCAGAGAGACAGCGGCCTTTATCGCACGTGGTGCACCGCTTGACAAGATCTTCCAGAGATGGATGGGTGACGCAAACGGCCAGAAAAACCTCTCCGAACTAAATACACTACCAGTAGCCATCCCCGTAGGAACACAGAACCTGCACACCGCAGGCCTCGGAATGGCAATGGAGAAAAAAGACGACGAAAACGCAGTAATAGGATTTACAGGCGATGGATCAACTTCAGAAGGAGACTTCCACGAGGCCCTCAACTTCGCAGGAGTATACAGCGGCCACTCAATCTTCTTCGTACAGAACAACCAGTACGCAATCAGCATGCCGCGGGAAAAACAGACAAAGTCAGAGACAATCGCACAGAAAGCAATTGCATACGGCATCACAGGCATCCAGGTTGATGGAAACGATCTTCTCGCAGTAATCAAGGCCATGGAAGAAGCACTTGAAAAAGCTCGAAACGGCGAACCAGTGCTGATTGAGGCCGTAACATACAGACTGGAGGACCATACAACTTCTGACGACTCAACACGTTACAGAGATGAGGAAGAAGTCGAAGAATGGAAGGAAAAAGATCCTCTAAGAAAATTCAAAGAATACCTGAAAGAACACGACATCTGGGACGATGAACTAGAGGAGTTCGAGGAAAAAGCCAAGGAAAAAGTAGACGAGGCCGCCCAGAAAGCAATAGACGCCGACGAGCCAGAATTCGACGAGCTATTCGACTACGTATACGATGAAATGCCAGAACTACTGAAACAGGAAAAAGAACAGCTCAAAAAAGAGGTGGATCAGTAA
- a CDS encoding ribonuclease H-like domain-containing protein — MRIENSFILAPGVGEKTEQKLWKKGITHWDHVEDTSEISSNKQQKISEFVGKARRNLDVGNSVFFKEKLPNKSLWRLYRNFEENACFFDIETTGLDKKRNKVTTVSFHRDGESRTLIQGQDLTKERLEEEMFESKILVSFNGKRFDQPFLEHNFDMDIKVPHIDLMYLFKRIGYSGGLKKIEKQLNVDRELEDIDGREAVRLWKKYERNNNQDALDKLVRYNQYDARNLQDLLEIVHKRLTGEVFEPHIPSKQ; from the coding sequence ATGCGGATTGAAAACAGCTTTATCTTGGCACCCGGAGTAGGAGAAAAGACAGAGCAGAAGCTCTGGAAAAAAGGAATAACCCACTGGGACCACGTAGAAGACACCAGCGAAATCAGCTCCAACAAGCAACAGAAAATATCGGAGTTCGTGGGAAAGGCCCGCAGAAATCTGGATGTAGGGAACTCAGTATTCTTCAAAGAAAAACTACCAAACAAAAGCCTCTGGAGACTATACAGAAACTTCGAGGAGAACGCATGCTTCTTCGACATCGAGACCACAGGCCTCGACAAGAAAAGAAACAAAGTTACTACCGTCAGCTTCCACCGAGACGGCGAATCACGGACACTCATCCAAGGCCAGGATCTGACCAAGGAGCGCCTAGAAGAGGAGATGTTTGAATCCAAGATACTTGTATCATTCAACGGAAAGCGTTTTGACCAGCCATTCCTCGAGCATAACTTCGACATGGATATCAAAGTTCCTCATATCGACCTCATGTACCTCTTCAAAAGAATAGGATACTCAGGAGGCCTCAAGAAGATAGAGAAACAGTTAAACGTCGACAGAGAGCTTGAAGACATTGACGGCCGCGAAGCAGTCAGACTCTGGAAAAAATACGAGAGAAACAACAATCAGGACGCACTGGACAAACTTGTAAGATACAACCAGTACGACGCCCGGAACCTTCAGGACCTCCTAGAAATAGTTCACAAGCGTCTGACAGGAGAAGTCTTCGAACCTCATATCCCCTCCAAGCAATAG
- a CDS encoding alpha-ketoacid dehydrogenase subunit beta, whose product MTEKMNIVEAVNQAIHDEMEADENVIAYGEDVGEDGGVFRATKGLQDEFGEDRVFSSPLAESGIAGTAIGMSLYGFRPVIEMQFSGFSYLSFYQIKEHASRMRIRSRGDYTVPLTMRAPYGGGISALEHHQESPETFFSHSQGLHVVIPSTPQDTYSLLRKSIQMDDPVVFLEPKKIYRAFKEDVDTEKEVDLEEARIVQEGQDVTLVAWGAMVPVAEDAADEIDADVEIIDLRTIYPADFDTIYESVEKTGRAMVLHEAPKSVGFGAEIAARIQENEILKMEAPVERVTAPDVPYPLYTLEDFYMPNKDRAVKGLERVLNF is encoded by the coding sequence ATGACAGAGAAAATGAACATAGTAGAGGCCGTCAACCAGGCAATACACGACGAAATGGAAGCAGATGAAAATGTAATAGCCTACGGAGAAGATGTAGGAGAAGATGGAGGAGTATTCAGAGCAACTAAAGGTCTTCAGGATGAGTTTGGAGAGGACAGGGTATTCTCCAGCCCTCTGGCAGAGTCAGGAATTGCAGGAACAGCCATTGGAATGAGCCTGTACGGATTCAGGCCTGTAATAGAGATGCAGTTCTCAGGTTTCTCATATCTGTCATTCTATCAGATCAAGGAACATGCATCCAGAATGAGAATAAGAAGTCGTGGAGACTACACAGTGCCTCTAACAATGAGAGCACCATACGGAGGAGGAATCTCGGCACTGGAACATCACCAGGAAAGCCCAGAAACATTTTTCTCACATTCACAGGGCCTCCACGTAGTAATACCAAGCACACCACAGGACACGTACTCATTGCTCAGAAAATCGATCCAGATGGACGACCCAGTAGTATTCCTTGAACCAAAGAAAATCTACAGAGCCTTCAAGGAAGACGTAGACACAGAGAAAGAAGTCGACCTAGAAGAAGCCAGAATAGTACAGGAAGGACAAGACGTAACACTGGTAGCCTGGGGCGCAATGGTGCCTGTAGCGGAGGATGCAGCAGACGAAATCGACGCAGACGTCGAAATAATAGACCTGAGAACAATCTACCCTGCCGACTTCGACACAATCTACGAATCAGTCGAAAAAACCGGAAGAGCAATGGTACTACACGAAGCACCAAAAAGCGTAGGATTCGGAGCAGAAATAGCAGCAAGAATCCAGGAAAACGAAATACTCAAAATGGAGGCTCCGGTAGAAAGAGTAACAGCACCGGACGTACCATATCCACTATACACTCTTGAAGACTTCTACATGCCAAACAAGGACAGAGCAGTAAAGGGTCTCGAAAGAGTCCTTAACTTCTAG
- a CDS encoding type IV pilin N-terminal domain-containing protein, which produces MGERKGITPVVAVTLLITVTVAASGAIYLQINQVQQNARQEANIFDQDQITIEACNSNPAQTTVYIRNSNTKAINTSKLKVIINQRPPEEDYSFQPQIVDPQRDFRLEIYNTDLNRSDLIEVIGRNNRFTYRCLN; this is translated from the coding sequence ATGGGCGAAAGAAAAGGAATAACACCTGTAGTGGCCGTCACCCTTCTCATAACAGTCACTGTAGCAGCCTCAGGAGCAATCTATCTGCAGATCAACCAGGTCCAGCAGAACGCAAGACAGGAAGCAAATATCTTTGACCAGGATCAGATAACGATAGAGGCCTGCAACAGCAACCCCGCCCAGACAACAGTCTACATCAGAAACAGTAATACTAAGGCCATCAACACCTCAAAACTAAAGGTAATAATCAATCAGAGGCCTCCAGAAGAAGATTACTCTTTCCAGCCACAGATTGTTGACCCTCAGAGAGACTTCAGGCTTGAAATATACAACACAGACCTCAACAGATCAGATCTTATAGAGGTAATAGGAAGAAACAACAGATTCACATACCGATGCCTGAACTGA
- a CDS encoding DNA-directed DNA polymerase produces MRIETQVIDGDYRIEDEEVFVRLFCRSGEKNIIAYDRDFRPYFYALPSEESDGAEDLEKKISDQSFSDDDGEHIPLLDTEVVEKIVGHEARKAVKVYTNIPANVPKLKNGVWDLPETERCREFDIPFYRRYLIDKRIRPGKTVEVSGEEADSDEYDIAIEIDDINPDVDEKDQEYVTMAFDLEVYQDKIIMASMKSEGFEKVLSLSEVDRPFVESVEDEEELLERFIEIIQDRDVDILTGYNTDEFDFSVLRDAAERNNVTLSLGRDGERMKFNRRGRFSAARLKGRAHLDLYPFVDHVLSPGMEAENLDLDSVAEELLGENKDDLSWEEMKESWEEQEDLEKFADYCLKDSDLALRLSEEIVPQVMELSKIVGTIPFDTCRLTYGQLTENFLLREAFERDMIAPNRPSRSKRSDRRNEGAYAGGFVYTPESGLHENIALFDFRSLYPTVMVAHNISPDTLNLDNCSDRFTLEDFEYDFCQDEQGFFPELIEGLVEERYEIKSEMKDADKDSAEYQSLYNRQQAEKILANSFYGYLGYNGARWYSRECAEATTYMGRKYIEDTIETAEDLGLEVVYGDTDSVFLKGDNIRERMDGFLDEVNDELPEFMELEFEGFFRRGLFTSTESGEGAKKKYALIDEDGEMKITGFEQVRRDWSPIAKETQKKVLQAVLEDDVDRAVEVVEDTIEELQSGEVPVEKLKIYTTLTKPPEEYGSTAPHVEAAKKAKKKGDEIKPESTITYVITSGGGTISDRARLLKYADSYDSEYYVDNQVLPVAMRVLKVFGYTEDQLKGKGKQSGLDRFS; encoded by the coding sequence ATGAGAATTGAAACTCAGGTAATTGATGGCGATTACAGGATTGAGGACGAAGAGGTATTTGTCAGGCTTTTCTGCAGGTCTGGAGAGAAAAATATTATCGCGTACGATAGAGATTTCAGGCCTTATTTCTACGCTTTGCCGTCCGAGGAGTCCGATGGCGCTGAAGATCTTGAGAAGAAGATTTCCGATCAGAGTTTTTCGGATGATGATGGCGAACATATTCCTTTGCTTGATACTGAGGTAGTGGAGAAGATTGTAGGTCATGAGGCTAGGAAGGCTGTCAAGGTGTACACCAATATCCCTGCTAACGTTCCAAAGCTGAAGAATGGAGTCTGGGATCTTCCGGAGACCGAGAGATGCCGGGAGTTTGACATTCCTTTCTACCGCCGCTATCTCATCGATAAGAGGATCAGGCCTGGAAAAACTGTAGAAGTTTCCGGCGAAGAGGCAGACTCTGATGAATATGATATAGCTATCGAGATAGATGACATCAACCCTGACGTCGATGAAAAAGATCAGGAGTACGTTACAATGGCCTTCGATCTTGAAGTGTATCAGGACAAGATTATAATGGCCTCAATGAAGTCTGAAGGTTTTGAAAAAGTTCTTTCTCTTTCAGAGGTTGATAGGCCTTTTGTTGAGAGTGTTGAAGATGAGGAAGAGCTTCTTGAGAGATTTATCGAGATAATACAGGATAGAGATGTTGATATTTTAACAGGTTACAATACTGATGAGTTTGATTTCTCCGTGCTGAGGGATGCTGCGGAGAGGAATAATGTTACTCTTTCCCTAGGCCGTGATGGCGAGAGAATGAAGTTTAACCGCAGAGGCCGTTTTTCAGCCGCGAGATTGAAGGGCAGAGCACATCTTGATCTCTATCCTTTCGTTGATCATGTTCTTTCTCCGGGAATGGAGGCCGAGAACCTTGATCTTGATTCTGTGGCTGAGGAACTTCTCGGCGAGAACAAGGACGATCTGAGTTGGGAGGAGATGAAAGAGTCGTGGGAAGAACAGGAAGATCTTGAGAAGTTTGCCGATTACTGCCTGAAGGACTCAGATCTAGCGTTGAGACTTTCGGAGGAGATTGTGCCTCAGGTTATGGAGTTGTCGAAGATTGTCGGAACGATCCCATTCGATACATGTAGACTTACTTACGGCCAGTTGACAGAAAACTTCCTTTTGAGAGAGGCCTTCGAGAGAGATATGATTGCGCCTAACAGGCCTTCCCGCAGCAAGAGATCTGATCGAAGAAATGAGGGCGCTTATGCAGGAGGTTTTGTCTATACACCGGAGTCAGGCCTTCACGAAAATATTGCGTTGTTCGACTTCCGTTCGTTGTATCCTACAGTGATGGTGGCTCATAATATTTCTCCTGATACACTGAATCTTGATAATTGCAGTGACAGGTTTACGTTGGAGGACTTTGAGTATGATTTCTGTCAGGATGAGCAGGGTTTCTTCCCTGAGTTGATTGAAGGCCTTGTAGAGGAAAGATATGAGATTAAAAGTGAGATGAAGGATGCAGATAAGGATTCTGCTGAGTATCAGAGTTTGTATAATCGCCAGCAGGCCGAAAAGATTCTTGCCAACTCCTTCTATGGTTATCTTGGTTATAACGGTGCCAGGTGGTACAGCAGGGAGTGTGCGGAGGCCACTACGTATATGGGCCGGAAGTATATTGAGGATACTATTGAGACAGCTGAGGATTTAGGCCTTGAAGTTGTGTATGGTGATACGGATTCTGTTTTCCTTAAGGGAGATAATATTCGTGAGAGGATGGATGGTTTTCTGGATGAGGTTAACGATGAGCTTCCTGAGTTTATGGAGCTGGAGTTTGAAGGCTTTTTCAGGAGAGGCCTGTTTACGTCTACCGAGTCCGGTGAAGGGGCCAAGAAGAAGTATGCTTTGATTGATGAGGACGGCGAGATGAAGATTACTGGTTTTGAGCAGGTTCGTCGTGACTGGAGCCCTATTGCGAAGGAAACTCAGAAGAAAGTTTTACAGGCCGTGCTGGAGGATGATGTCGACAGGGCAGTCGAGGTTGTAGAAGATACTATAGAGGAGCTTCAGTCGGGTGAGGTGCCGGTTGAGAAGTTGAAGATCTATACTACCTTGACGAAGCCTCCTGAGGAGTATGGTTCGACGGCTCCGCACGTTGAGGCAGCTAAAAAGGCAAAGAAGAAAGGTGATGAGATCAAGCCTGAGTCAACTATTACTTACGTGATTACTTCTGGAGGAGGCACTATTTCTGATCGTGCAAGGCTTCTGAAGTATGCTGATAGCTATGATTCCGAGTACTACGTTGATAACCAGGTTTTACCTGTCGCTATGAGAGTTCTCAAGGTATTTGGTTATACAGAAGATCAGTTGAAGGGAAAAGGTAAGCAGAGTGGCCTTGACAGGTTTTCCTAG
- a CDS encoding acetate--CoA ligase family protein, translating to MKLDKLFQPDDIAVVGASRHEGKTGHEIFDNLVHGFEGEVYPVNPKADEVEGKKAFDEIPKGTDLAVIAVPSKIVPNVMENAASKKVDAAVVVSAGFSETGNKELEEEVLGIANSNNIDLLGPNVLGLINTENSMNASFASKMPEAGNISFMSQSGAFCTAILDYSKAEHIGFRHFVSLGNKAQLNEVDLLKKWREDDTESIISYTEGIENGREFMEEAEKTSREKPIVMIKSGRTDKGGSAASSHTGSIAGSYQAYRAAFRKAGIIEAESNRELLDFGRAFSYQNPPDGDNIAIVTNAGGPGVITTDEISQRGLELAEFSDKTKSRLKESMPDESTPHNPLDVIGDAGHHRYSEGLEIVLEDDNVDAVVVLLTPQANTEIDKTAKAISRADESSDKPIFASFMGEEDVESGKRILEENNIPEFEDPVDAVKTLKSMVGYSEFLQQERNYRDIDYDRKKVEEALHDYSGYANGHSLFEAYGFDLPLTEVESAPRGAEEAASSIGYPLVMKVDSPVVSHKTDVGGVKTGVQDREEVQENFREIIDNVHHAKNGRSPINGIVLQEEVEGLEVALGMKRDPQFGPMILVGLGGIYIEALHDISFGIAPISEEEAEQMIEELQSSDLFEGVRGEDHSMEPVKDAIIRLGELALNHEEISEIDVNPLILKKEKAFVADIEIEFEENSR from the coding sequence ATGAAACTTGACAAACTCTTTCAACCGGATGATATTGCTGTAGTGGGGGCCTCACGCCATGAAGGGAAGACAGGGCATGAAATTTTCGATAATCTTGTTCATGGGTTTGAGGGAGAGGTTTATCCTGTAAATCCGAAGGCCGATGAAGTTGAGGGAAAGAAGGCCTTTGATGAAATTCCGAAAGGAACTGATCTGGCTGTTATTGCTGTTCCTTCAAAGATTGTGCCGAATGTTATGGAGAATGCTGCTTCCAAAAAAGTTGATGCAGCGGTCGTTGTTTCCGCCGGTTTTTCGGAGACTGGTAATAAGGAGCTTGAGGAGGAAGTTCTTGGTATTGCGAACAGTAACAATATAGATCTTCTTGGACCTAATGTTCTGGGGCTTATTAATACTGAGAATTCGATGAATGCTTCTTTCGCATCTAAAATGCCGGAGGCTGGCAATATCTCGTTTATGAGTCAGTCTGGAGCATTCTGTACAGCTATATTGGATTATTCGAAGGCTGAGCATATTGGTTTCCGCCACTTTGTGTCCCTTGGTAACAAGGCGCAGTTGAATGAAGTTGATCTCTTGAAGAAATGGCGTGAGGACGATACTGAGTCTATTATTTCGTATACGGAAGGTATTGAGAATGGACGCGAGTTTATGGAGGAGGCGGAGAAGACTTCACGTGAGAAACCGATTGTAATGATTAAATCAGGCCGTACCGATAAAGGAGGCTCAGCTGCTTCTTCCCATACCGGGAGCATTGCGGGAAGCTATCAGGCCTACAGGGCTGCTTTCAGGAAGGCCGGAATTATTGAGGCCGAGTCCAACAGAGAGCTTCTTGATTTTGGAAGAGCTTTCTCGTATCAGAATCCTCCTGACGGCGATAATATTGCTATTGTGACAAATGCTGGAGGGCCTGGTGTTATTACTACTGACGAGATTTCTCAGAGAGGATTGGAGCTGGCTGAGTTTTCCGATAAGACAAAGAGTCGTTTGAAGGAGTCTATGCCTGACGAGTCCACGCCTCATAATCCTCTTGATGTTATTGGAGATGCAGGACATCATCGTTACAGTGAAGGCCTTGAGATTGTTCTTGAGGATGATAATGTGGATGCTGTAGTGGTTTTGCTGACGCCTCAGGCCAATACAGAGATTGATAAGACTGCGAAGGCTATTTCGCGCGCGGATGAAAGCTCGGATAAGCCTATTTTTGCCTCTTTCATGGGAGAAGAGGATGTTGAGTCTGGTAAAAGAATACTTGAAGAGAATAATATTCCTGAGTTTGAGGATCCTGTTGATGCTGTCAAGACCTTGAAGTCGATGGTTGGGTACAGCGAGTTTCTTCAGCAGGAGAGAAATTACAGGGATATTGATTACGACAGAAAGAAGGTGGAGGAGGCCTTGCATGATTACTCTGGTTATGCCAACGGCCACAGTCTTTTCGAGGCCTATGGATTTGATCTGCCTCTGACAGAGGTTGAGAGCGCTCCGCGAGGTGCTGAAGAAGCTGCATCCAGTATTGGCTATCCTCTGGTTATGAAGGTTGATTCGCCTGTAGTGTCGCATAAGACTGATGTTGGCGGTGTGAAGACAGGTGTTCAGGATCGTGAAGAGGTGCAGGAGAACTTCAGAGAAATAATTGATAATGTACATCACGCCAAGAACGGTAGATCTCCTATAAACGGTATTGTGCTACAGGAAGAGGTTGAAGGCCTTGAAGTGGCTCTTGGAATGAAGAGGGATCCTCAGTTCGGCCCTATGATTCTTGTAGGTCTTGGAGGCATCTACATAGAGGCATTACATGATATTTCGTTTGGCATTGCTCCTATCAGCGAGGAAGAGGCCGAGCAGATGATTGAAGAGCTACAGAGCAGCGACCTGTTTGAAGGTGTTCGTGGAGAAGACCATTCCATGGAGCCTGTAAAGGATGCTATTATCAGGCTTGGAGAACTGGCCCTGAATCATGAAGAGATTTCCGAGATAGATGTTAATCCATTGATTCTGAAGAAGGAGAAGGCCTTTGTGGCTGATATCGAGATAGAGTTTGAAGAAAATTCACGATAG
- a CDS encoding dihydrolipoamide acetyltransferase family protein — MQFEFPDTGEGVTEGKFLEWKIEVGDQVEEDQVVGEAETDKAVVEIPAPSDGTVKELMASPGDRVEVGDVIMELDTGETEEQETEEASEPEENEEEPPEQAEAADTEEKQQEATTKTSSSSGDVLALPKVRKLAEKKGVDLASIKTGERITEEEVLQAAESGGNKENSETEDSSPAQEVADTGEVNATPSVRKLAREKEINISQIEGTGRGGKITRQDVINAANGETPETETEQKTTSTTDRDYRGEVEKVEMSGIRKSIASKMEKSRFTAPHVTHVEKADITELSDLRDSVKNKVDAHLTYLPFIMKACTKALKDYPTLNAELDKENDTVIQKKYYDFNIAVDTDRGLLVPRIEDVAEKNMIELAEDIVEKAEAARDGSLGQDEMSPGTFSITNLGVIGGEEFTPIINYPQVAILGIGKIGETAEVVDGEVTPRTTVKLSLSYDHRVVDGATAAKFMNDVVENLENPEELMVNL, encoded by the coding sequence ATCCAGTTCGAATTCCCCGACACAGGCGAAGGAGTAACAGAAGGAAAATTCCTCGAATGGAAAATAGAAGTAGGAGACCAGGTAGAGGAAGACCAGGTAGTCGGGGAAGCAGAAACAGATAAAGCAGTAGTAGAAATACCGGCGCCATCAGACGGCACAGTAAAAGAACTGATGGCCTCCCCAGGAGACAGAGTAGAAGTAGGAGACGTCATCATGGAACTGGATACAGGAGAAACCGAAGAACAAGAAACAGAAGAGGCCTCAGAACCAGAAGAAAATGAGGAAGAACCACCAGAACAGGCTGAAGCAGCAGATACAGAAGAAAAACAGCAAGAAGCAACAACCAAAACTTCCTCTTCATCAGGAGACGTGCTTGCACTTCCAAAAGTCAGGAAACTGGCAGAGAAGAAAGGCGTCGACCTCGCAAGCATCAAAACAGGAGAAAGAATAACAGAGGAAGAAGTACTGCAGGCCGCAGAAAGCGGAGGAAACAAAGAGAACTCAGAAACCGAAGACTCTTCTCCAGCACAGGAAGTCGCAGATACCGGAGAGGTGAACGCTACACCTTCCGTACGGAAACTGGCCAGAGAAAAAGAAATCAATATCTCACAGATAGAGGGAACAGGCCGCGGAGGAAAAATAACCCGACAAGACGTAATCAATGCCGCAAACGGAGAAACCCCTGAAACGGAAACGGAGCAGAAAACAACTTCTACAACCGACAGAGATTATCGTGGCGAAGTAGAGAAAGTTGAAATGTCCGGCATCAGAAAAAGCATCGCCAGCAAAATGGAGAAATCTCGCTTCACAGCACCACACGTTACACACGTGGAAAAAGCCGATATTACCGAGCTCTCAGATCTCAGAGACAGCGTGAAAAACAAGGTAGACGCACACCTCACATACCTGCCATTCATCATGAAGGCCTGTACAAAAGCCTTAAAGGACTACCCAACTCTCAACGCAGAGCTAGACAAAGAAAACGATACAGTAATTCAGAAAAAATACTACGACTTCAACATCGCAGTCGATACAGACAGAGGCCTGCTAGTACCAAGAATAGAGGATGTAGCAGAGAAAAACATGATCGAACTGGCTGAAGACATCGTGGAAAAGGCCGAGGCCGCAAGAGACGGAAGTCTTGGACAGGACGAAATGAGCCCCGGAACCTTCTCAATAACAAATCTCGGAGTAATAGGAGGAGAAGAGTTCACACCAATCATAAACTACCCTCAGGTCGCAATCCTGGGAATAGGAAAAATAGGAGAAACCGCAGAAGTAGTGGATGGAGAAGTAACACCCAGAACCACAGTCAAACTATCACTCAGCTACGATCACAGAGTTGTAGACGGCGCCACAGCAGCCAAATTCATGAATGACGTAGTCGAAAACCTGGAGAACCCAGAAGAACTAATGGTGAACCTGTAA